TTTTTTGATTTACAAAAAAACACGTTTACAAATTATTCCTCTGCAGATGGCGTGATTGGAAATGATTTTAATTTTATTTCTACATTACGACTAAAAAGCAATTTAATTTTAATGGGCAGTACCGCGGGGCTTAATTATTTTAGCCCGAATAAAATAGTACAATCAACCTATCAACCACCGATTGTGTTTACGGACTTTCAAATTTTTAATAAATCTGTTAATGTTAATACAAACTCTTCGTTTTCAAAAAATATTTTTTTACACTGATGGAATTACTCTCTCACACACGGATAATGTTTTTTTCATTGGAATTTTCTGCCCTTGATTATAATAGCACTAATTCAATTAAATATGCTTATCAAATGGAGGGATTTGATAAAGATTGGATACAAAGCGGCACACGTAGGTTTGTAACTTATACAAATCTTAATCCGGGCAAATATGTATTTAAAGTAAAATCAACAAACAGCGATGGTGTCTGGAATGATAACACTGCATCAATCCGTGTGATAATTTCACCCCCATGGTGGCAAACAGGGTGGGCAGTCGTTTTATACTTTGCTGTTTTTGTTGTCGGTATTTGGGGAATAATAAAATTTCAGGCAAATCGAGTAAAACTTCAGCACGAATTAAAATACCGCGAACTTGAGTCATATCATTTTCGTGAAATAGAAAAAATGAAATCTCGATTTTTTGCAAATCTCTCTCTATGAGTTTCGCACACCATTAATGCTTATCAAAGGTCCGCTTGAAGAATTAATTAGCGGAAGAATTAAAGAGAACAAATCACAATACTATAATCTGCTGTTACGCAACACAGAAAAACTACAGCAGCTTATTGATCAGTTGCTTGAGCTATCCCAACTGGAAGCAGAATCAATTCCATTAAAAACTGAAACGCAGAATTTAGTTAAGCTGATAAAAACCTTTACTGATTCGTTTACCGCTTTGGCGGAGCGTAATAATATTAAATTTAGTTTTAACTCAGCAGTAGATTTTGTATCTGTGCTGATAGACAAAGACAAGTTTGAAAAAATTATTAACAACCTGCTGAGTAATGCGTTTAAGTTTACACCCATTGGCGGAATAATTACTGTTGATTTGTCAATAGAAAAGAAAAGTGATTTGGATATTGCAAAAGTTTCTGTTACCGATACAGGCATTGGAATACCAAAGGAACAACTATCAAAAATATTTGATAGATTCTATCAGGGTGAAGATTCATCAAAACGAGTTGCAGGCGGATCTGGAATAGGTTTGGCGCTTGTAAAAGAATTAGTGCTGCTGCATAAATGGGAAATTACCGTAAATAGTTCTGAAGGTGAAGGAACGGAGTTTGTTATTACTGTTCCAATATTAAAAGATTACGAGTTAGAAAAACTATCCGAAGAGAAAAATAATTTTAATGGTGATGCCATTGTTGCTTTAAATATCGATGATAATGAAAATAGTTTTGAACCGGCTAGTGCAAAATATCAAAACGAAAAACCATTAATTCTTTTTGTAGAAGATACACCCGATGTGCGTAATTATGTTAACGATATTCTAAATACAGATTACAATGTTTTACTTGCAGAAGACGCCGAAGCGGGACTCGATATTGTTCAACACAGTCTGCCGGATTTAATTATCAGCGATGTTATGATGCCCGGAATGGATGGTTTTCAGTTTTGTAAAAAAATAAAAACAGATTGGAAAACAAGTCACATTCCTGTGATATTGTTAACTGCCAAAGCTACACAGCAAAGCAAAATTGAAGGATTAGAAACAGGTGCTGATGTATATCTAACAAAACCATTTAACTTTACTGAATTATCGATTTGTATTAAAAATCTCATCACCCAACGAAAACATCTTCGTGAAAAATTTGGTAAAGAAATTCTGATTACGCCGGAATCATTATCTACAAATTCTATGGATAAAGAACTTGTCAAAAAAATAATTGATACCATAGAAAAAAATCTTATGAACGAAAGCTTTACAAGCGATAACCTTGCACACGAACTTTTTGTTAGCCGCAGCCAGCTGAATAGAAAATTACAGGCAATTACAAATCTAGGACCAGGGGAATTTATAAGAACCTACAAGTTAAAACGTGCCGCCCAAATGATTGTTGAAAACAAATTAAGCATCACACAAATTGCTTATGAAGTTGGTTTTGGAAGTCCCGCACAATTTACTCGAGCATTTCAAAAACATTTTAGTTGCTTACCATCCGAGTTTAGGCAAAGCAATTAAAACCCTAAAGGTATCTCAAAAGTCAGAAATACAGAGTTGACATTCCCCCCCCCCCGATTTACATCAGGATAAACTCCAGTGGGAATCTGTTTTGTATTTTAATTTTTTGGATTCCCTATGCGGGAATGACACTAATCACAACTTTTTAGACAGCCACCACAGTGCCGCACAAATAATATTAACATTTAACATTTCGCAACCAATCTTTCTTCATTTTGCATCAAAACAGCAAAACATTGAATCAAAAAAGCAATTTACTACCTCACTAAAAATCTACTTTTGCATAAAAGATTTGCTGTGTTTAATAAAATCACTTTGTCTTATCAAATATCAAGAATTCTAAAGAAAGGTTTTTGCTGATGAAGCCAGCTGAAAGAAAAGAATTTAGTGTTGATGGGAGATCGGATAATCAAATAAAAAAACGAGAAAAACATCTTGAGATAAGCGTTTACGTTCTGCTAATAATTGTCACGGTGGCATTAATGCTGATATTTTTTAACCTTTTTTAAAGGAGTGAAAGGGATGAAAACCGTTATAAGATATGATTTAAAAAATTTCAAAAATGATTTTTTCAAAATTGTTTACACAGCTCTTTTGCTTTCTTTGCTATTTGCACTTTAAATAAAAATTAGCTTCTAAATAACTTGTTTAATTATTGGGAAGAGTTAAAATGAAAAAACTAACATTACTACTTGTCATTATTCTTTTTGTTTATTCAAACAATTATTCACAAGGCATACCAGAAACAATTAACTACCAGGGTATTTTAAAAGATGCATCTGGTGTAGTTGTTCCGGATGGTAATTATAATATAATTTTTCAATTATGTGAAGCGGAGTCGGGTGGAACTGTCTTTTGGGAAGAGTTGCAGACCATAAATGTAATTGATGGAATATTAAACGCAGAATTAGGAACTATCGCACCAATTCCTCAAACAATATTTGAAAACCCAGCATGGTTAAGCATAATTATTAATGGCGGGACTCCGCTTTCTCTAAGAATACCATTAACATCTGTACCGTATAGTTTTTTAAGTATG
The sequence above is drawn from the Ignavibacteriales bacterium genome and encodes:
- a CDS encoding response regulator; the encoded protein is MQISLYEFRTPLMLIKGPLEELISGRIKENKSQYYNLLLRNTEKLQQLIDQLLELSQLEAESIPLKTETQNLVKLIKTFTDSFTALAERNNIKFSFNSAVDFVSVLIDKDKFEKIINNLLSNAFKFTPIGGIITVDLSIEKKSDLDIAKVSVTDTGIGIPKEQLSKIFDRFYQGEDSSKRVAGGSGIGLALVKELVLLHKWEITVNSSEGEGTEFVITVPILKDYELEKLSEEKNNFNGDAIVALNIDDNENSFEPASAKYQNEKPLILFVEDTPDVRNYVNDILNTDYNVLLAEDAEAGLDIVQHSLPDLIISDVMMPGMDGFQFCKKIKTDWKTSHIPVILLTAKATQQSKIEGLETGADVYLTKPFNFTELSICIKNLITQRKHLREKFGKEILITPESLSTNSMDKELVKKIIDTIEKNLMNESFTSDNLAHELFVSRSQLNRKLQAITNLGPGEFIRTYKLKRAAQMIVENKLSITQIAYEVGFGSPAQFTRAFQKHFSCLPSEFRQSN